The Kryptolebias marmoratus isolate JLee-2015 linkage group LG1, ASM164957v2, whole genome shotgun sequence sequence CCCATCGCATCTCGGAAGAAAGCTGTCGTGAGGCTGCGGAACCTGCGGCGTGGCAGAACATCATCACAATCAAAACACGTAACATGAACATTAACAGCACCCAGAACCGTGTTGGGTTCACTGATCCACAGAGCCCTCACGCAGGCCAGATTTACACCCTCAAACTGAGAATGTCCCCACCAAGatagaagaaaaaggaaaagaaagaataatGCATTCCAAACCTGCAGATACCCAAACCAGGCTTTTgttaaaccaacaaaaacatggTGATTCCACATGTGGCAGGAGTGTctgataaacaaaacacacgAACAGAAGCTGAGTGGTGTTCAGTGCAGAGAGAACTTCATATACAGAGAGGGAACTAAACTATGGTCCACTTAAATCCCTATTTGGAGGACAGTAATGtccatattttggacagagaagataACTGGTTTGAGAGAGGAGTAAAAGGGGTCAtctttgacaaaaaagaaagataaacatTAAACTGAACAGGAGGTCTTaggttttctcctttttttgtaaatacaaaagcagtttttattaacCTGTCAGAACTTTTTCTGCCACTGGATTTatcaaaactttaaagttaaatacACGCCTCCGTCTGTGTattttctgggtggagtttgcatattctccCTGAAACATGTGGGTTTCCTCTGgggccaaaaacatgcacgttgtGTTAGGTTGTGTTATTAATTTGGCAATTCtgaactgtccctaggtgtgagtgagagcctgaatggttgtttgtctccatgtggccctaagatggacttgtgacctgccCAGGGTGTCCCTTGCATTCACATCAAAGATGGACTAAATTATTAAAGATAAGGTCAAACTTTACCTCTCTTGTCCTGCTGTGTCCCAGAGCTGAAGGTGGACCCTGAAGTTCTTCTCACCCGACCCGTCAGCACCGGACCCTGTGTAAATCTGAGCCAAATCAGAGAACAAATGTTTAGACTGCTAGGAtaatagaaatatatatttttgttatattgACCATTTAAAAAACTACTTGTCAACATCACCACTTAAAAACTAGATAATTCTTGCTTTAACAAATGCAACAATGTGTATTTTTGGGTGCCACATTTAGCGTTTTTAGGTCGTTCTGGttatcataaaataatcttatttctCAGAAGGAATTAGAGTAAACGTTAGGTCACGTAACACTCACCACTCTCTTTTCCCTGAAGTCAATTCCCACTGTGGTCGTGAACTTTCGGTTGAACTTGCTGTCCGTGTACCTGTAAAGGAAGGTGGTCTTTCCCACCCCTGAGTCTCCGAGGGCCAGCAGCTTGATCAGATAGTCGTAGTCCCAGTCGACCATTCTGCAGTTGTGTTGAACCTGCCGAACAATCAAACCTGCACTACAATGCTCTGCATAATACTACAAGGTTTAGACACGTGTGAATAActctataagaaaaaaaagtgaaattattccacttaaagctgcagttttcagtCTGAGGCAGCAGGACCATCACACAGGCTTAGCTGCACGTCATAACTCCCCGGTTATTAGGCGCTGATCAGAGAAGGACTAGCACATGACTAGAGTTTGCTTCCACATGAGCAGTCAAATGCCTCCACAGCTCTGAAacttctcagaaaaaaaaaaaaaaaaaaaaaaaaatctgtctggcAGACAGGAGTCCTTTCATTGACTTAAAGAGCTGTGGGCAGACAACTCATTGCTGCATGACACCACTGAGGACATCTGACAGTCCCTGAAGATCCCTCAAAGACAGCGTTTGGTTATCTTACATTCAGAAGCAACAAAACACGGAGACATTTCTGTACCAGATAATAAGAGTGAGAGAGGATCAAGTATTTAACCAGCAAACCTGAAGCAATCTCAGAGTGAATTTAACAAAGATCAACACAGAATATTAGtcctaaaaacactaaatgtcAGTAAACACAGATCTTACCAGCCTATCTGCAGGAAGTACAGACGTCCATTCAGAAGTCGTTCCACTCTTTCTTAAAAATAAGCTGTCTAAAAGCGTTGAAACATTACCGACTCTGAACCTTCTCCTCGTCTTACATGTGATGCAGGGAGGAGTTTCAGATCTTTCAGATCCAAGCGGGGCCGTGCTTACAGAGCTTCTGCTGTTTCTCATGAGGGAAAGAAAGGCTCTTTGAAAACTggattgtttttgctttggaCAAATAATCTACGCCTCTGTGTATGTCAGTGGAAAAGATCCTGGCCCACTTTTACAGGCCTAACACAGTAATACTGCTTCTACTAACAACGTGATAACCATAAAAAGCATGAACTTGAAGTTAAAgatctcagttttatttagaaaaataacacACAGTCTTTAGAACAACCAACATGTCACCATTATTCTCTAACTGGGTTTGAAATACTTGAACAGATTATTTGACTGGCTGCTTTTTCCTGCAGTCTTCCTGTCTTTGCTCATCCAGTTTCTCCCTGGTTTCCTGGATGAGCGGATCTTCAGAATCGGCTTCTGCTGCTTCCATTCGGACATTAGCTGCTTTTGAACATCCGGCGGAAGCTCAGAAAACACCTCGGGGTCCACATTTCCCGGGAACTCGCAGTCAGAAGAAGTCCAGGGTGATGATGGTTCATCTCCTTCCGTGACGTTTTGTCCTTGACTTACGCTTGTTCCTGCAGGCCACTGCTGAGTCTCGGTGGTCGCTCCGTCAGATGCACCGAATTTGTTTGCCGCTGCTTtagtgtttttaacattttgtgagTCTGTAAACAGctctgaagttttgtttttggatatTTGGGGGGCATCTGTGACTGAGCAGCTCGCAGACTGACTGCAGAGGGAGGTCAGGTAGGGAGGAGATAACAGCTCCTTCTGGATTTCCTCTGGAAGCAGCTTAAAAACTTCTGGATCAACGTTTGGTGGCAAACGATGTGTCGTAATGTTTGTCATTTCATCATGGCGGACTCCCTCTGTGCTGCAGGATGCTTCCTGACTCTCTTCTACAGCAACAACAGAGCTTTGTTCACACTTGAAGCCATGTAATGCCAGCTCAGAGCAAGAAGAGCTTTTTGTGGTGAATGGGCTTTTTAATGGAGCAATCATGCTGCGCCTGTTAGTCTGATGATCCGAGCAGCGATTATCGGCATTCTGAGACGAATCACCCTGGTAAAGAGGAGCAGCACAAATTATTTCAGGATTTTCTGAGAATTAGCACAAAAAAGAGAATGTTTATACTCACAAAGCAGCTCAAGATCTGTGCAaggataaaaatcacaacaggaTCTTTGCTCGCCAAGTTACATTTAAAGCCTTTAAAGAGTTTAAATaccataacaaaacacatttaatgtcCAGGTATTATTCTTAGTGTTTAAACTGGAGAAAAACACTTGTGCTTTATGGGACATTTAAGATCAGTACTAATGAGCCTCCTGCTGTTTAACACCACAATACAGTGATTGTTAgttgacagaaaaacatattttatgtaaaacaaatataaaaatgtatgactttcagcttttcaaaatgtgttaacttcctgcttttctgtttcataatgaaaaaaaactaaaatactggACATTATGCACTGttgaacagacaaaaacaattaaaaagtgtgaatatttttattaaattgcaTTTATAAATCAATTTTTCATTGAAAATAGTTTGTTGGAGCCCACAATCAAAGACAGTAAATTTTATCACATATTTCTACATCTCCCAatgctgaaaaataataatcttaGTCATTTAGCTCCCTGAAATATTCATAAAAGTTTCGGGATCTTATTTTCATACGCTACCTGGCTTTGTGAGGATAAGATCTGTGATTTTCTGGGAGAGGCGCTGTGTGTGAAGAATGACGTTATGGTACCCTTCCTGCTCCCGGCAGCCCCTCTGCTCTGCAGGTTACTGAAGCAGACGTTAATGAGCGTGAGGTGAAAAGCAGCACTGCCGTCCACCATCTTGTGGAAGAGCTTCATAGCAAGCGGCATCAGCTGGACCACAGCCTCTTCATGCAACCCTGTGaagagagaacagaaaaatatgcTTCTCTGGTAGTTCTGAACAGCAGGATATATGAAGGTTATCCTAATTTTGAGAAGATATGCTCTCACTGCcctaacagagacaaaaaactaatttttggTCTGTTCCTCCAAGCAACAAAGTCAGTAGACATTACAAAATTAATTTATGCAGCTTTTGTGATTGTATTTAAAACTAACAGACACCTTGAAATGATTTGCACTTACGGCACTGACAGGCCAACACATGACACAGATTATTTATGATAAAGTCACTACGTCATCCGAGCAGAGTGTATTTCCTGGAGTACCAGAGGTGATCTTCTGTCCGATGTGGCTCGGGATCGGGCGCTGACGGCTCTCCCGGCTGAACCACTTGTTGGTCGCCGAGAATCTTCGGATTGTAAGCCTGAAGGTTTGAGGCAGCCGGCCATCTTTGTGCATCctgattataaaaacaacatgacagAGACTATAAGAactcctgctttaaatggatcaCTCACAGATTCAGAGGCGAGGCGCTGAATCTGGTCCTGACCTCTCGACCAGACTGCTCAAGAGCTGCTGAATCTTTTCCAAAACCTCTTTGGTCGAAGACATTTTTTTGAAGGAGTCTTCATCACTGAgagactgaaacacaaagagaacgTTAATGCAGCCAGTAGGTTTAACaaatttctaattaaaaaacatatGAGGCAGTTTTAGGaaattttatatt is a genomic window containing:
- the LOC108233543 gene encoding ras-related protein Rab-27B-like isoform X1, whose protein sequence is MRNSRSSVSTAPLGSERSETPPCITCKTRRRFRVGNVSTLLDSLFLRKSGTTSEWTSVLPADRLVQHNCRMVDWDYDYLIKLLALGDSGVGKTTFLYRYTDSKFNRKFTTTVGIDFREKRVIYTGSGADGSGEKNFRVHLQLWDTAGQERFRSLTTAFFRDAMGFLLMFDLTNQQSFLNVRNWMSQLQANAYCDNPDVVLVGTKADLKDLRDVHVKQARDLADRYGIPYFETSAVTGVDVDAAVTTLLNLVMKRMERSAYSAHGSEPNGSPTASHEVEEAPVRRWCSC
- the poli gene encoding DNA polymerase iota isoform X2, yielding MIRNPALRDVPLGIQQKYIVVTCNYVARERGVTKLMSVTDAKEKCPELVLVKGEDLTHYREMSYKVTELLMSYCPLVERLGFDENFMDVTEMVEQRLAQTTDSGSFSFKGRVYNHFSADVKAGDHPRLASGSHIAAELREAIRSKLGLTGCAGIATNKLLAKLVSGTFKPNQQTVLLRENVNDIMGCLTSLRKIPGVGHQTAKRLEALGLVGVKDLQLYPLNDLAREFGGPTAQRLKNLALGVDDSPVTPTGAPQSLSDEDSFKKMSSTKEVLEKIQQLLSSLVERMHKDGRLPQTFRLTIRRFSATNKWFSRESRQRPIPSHIGQKITSGLHEEAVVQLMPLAMKLFHKMVDGSAAFHLTLINVCFSNLQSRGAAGSRKGTITSFFTHSASPRKSQILSSQSQGDSSQNADNRCSDHQTNRRSMIAPLKSPFTTKSSSCSELALHGFKCEQSSVVAVEESQEASCSTEGVRHDEMTNITTHRLPPNVDPEVFKLLPEEIQKELLSPPYLTSLCSQSASCSVTDAPQISKNKTSELFTDSQNVKNTKAAANKFGASDGATTETQQWPAGTSVSQGQNVTEGDEPSSPWTSSDCEFPGNVDPEVFSELPPDVQKQLMSEWKQQKPILKIRSSRKPGRNWMSKDRKTAGKSSQSNNLFKYFKPS
- the poli gene encoding DNA polymerase iota isoform X1, which codes for MDNSESEVEEDESEWKKSFVDSAALCSATSAAASGSAHRVILHFDLDCFYAQVEMIRNPALRDVPLGIQQKYIVVTCNYVARERGVTKLMSVTDAKEKCPELVLVKGEDLTHYREMSYKVTELLMSYCPLVERLGFDENFMDVTEMVEQRLAQTTDSGSFSFKGRVYNHFSADVKAGDHPRLASGSHIAAELREAIRSKLGLTGCAGIATNKLLAKLVSGTFKPNQQTVLLRENVNDIMGCLTSLRKIPGVGHQTAKRLEALGLVGVKDLQLYPLNDLAREFGGPTAQRLKNLALGVDDSPVTPTGAPQSLSDEDSFKKMSSTKEVLEKIQQLLSSLVERMHKDGRLPQTFRLTIRRFSATNKWFSRESRQRPIPSHIGQKITSGLHEEAVVQLMPLAMKLFHKMVDGSAAFHLTLINVCFSNLQSRGAAGSRKGTITSFFTHSASPRKSQILSSQSQGDSSQNADNRCSDHQTNRRSMIAPLKSPFTTKSSSCSELALHGFKCEQSSVVAVEESQEASCSTEGVRHDEMTNITTHRLPPNVDPEVFKLLPEEIQKELLSPPYLTSLCSQSASCSVTDAPQISKNKTSELFTDSQNVKNTKAAANKFGASDGATTETQQWPAGTSVSQGQNVTEGDEPSSPWTSSDCEFPGNVDPEVFSELPPDVQKQLMSEWKQQKPILKIRSSRKPGRNWMSKDRKTAGKSSQSNNLFKYFKPS